A genomic segment from Treponema sp. Marseille-Q3903 encodes:
- a CDS encoding glycoside hydrolase family 9 protein — MKESEIFINQVGYLPGDEKTVFVSGACKCSAVEFVVRDRSSKKDVFTGKLYQAPDDKAVGEPVFKGDFSSLKDDGEYVVCINGSESFPFKISLNIYDEVCDSALQYFKEARCGQGKCHAATAEIYGTKEKKNVQGGWHDAGDYGRYVITGAKSVMDLLLAYRQTGGKFTNFNLLDEVRFELEWMLQLQRDDGGVYHKISCYNFCGFIMPEGEKEQLVIAPVSTCATADFAGCLAYASTFYKNTDTAFAKKLVEAAVKAQNYLFLHDDELYINPPEITTGGYGDSDVSDERYFALCSLWAVTGEEKYIAHALKIREEKKKEIPDLEQPWKGGWREDFSWSSVAGYGTEILLENADKLDRKVLEEIKNDIIVQAEKALQTARKSAFGYCSNFISWGSNGAICDSGHLMIMAYDITKRKDFFIAAKQQIDYILGCNPLNYCYVTGEGTKNPVNPHHRPSIARKKIYRGMLVGGPCAELQDTYAKEHLEGMPALKCYVDAVPSYSTNEVAIYWNSAFIYILSRVK; from the coding sequence ATGAAAGAGTCGGAAATTTTTATCAACCAAGTCGGATATTTGCCTGGAGACGAGAAAACTGTGTTTGTCAGCGGGGCGTGTAAATGTTCTGCTGTAGAATTTGTTGTTCGGGATCGCTCTTCTAAAAAAGATGTTTTTACGGGGAAACTTTATCAGGCTCCTGATGACAAAGCTGTTGGAGAACCTGTCTTTAAAGGAGATTTTTCTTCACTCAAAGATGATGGAGAATATGTTGTCTGCATAAATGGCTCTGAAAGCTTTCCGTTCAAAATCTCTTTAAATATTTACGACGAAGTTTGCGATTCTGCACTCCAATATTTTAAAGAGGCGCGGTGTGGGCAGGGAAAGTGCCACGCTGCCACAGCAGAAATCTACGGCACTAAAGAGAAAAAAAATGTTCAGGGCGGTTGGCATGACGCCGGTGACTACGGACGCTATGTGATTACAGGAGCAAAATCTGTGATGGATTTGCTTCTTGCTTACAGACAGACAGGCGGAAAGTTTACAAATTTTAATTTACTCGATGAAGTCCGCTTTGAACTTGAATGGATGTTGCAGCTTCAGCGTGATGACGGTGGCGTTTACCATAAAATTTCGTGCTACAATTTTTGCGGCTTTATAATGCCTGAAGGAGAAAAGGAACAGCTTGTGATAGCCCCTGTCTCTACCTGTGCTACAGCAGATTTTGCCGGCTGCCTTGCGTATGCTTCAACTTTTTACAAAAATACAGATACTGCTTTTGCAAAGAAACTTGTTGAAGCTGCCGTAAAAGCTCAAAATTATCTTTTTTTACATGATGATGAACTTTATATAAATCCACCGGAAATCACAACAGGAGGATACGGAGACAGCGATGTTTCTGATGAGCGTTATTTTGCTCTCTGTTCACTTTGGGCTGTAACCGGAGAAGAAAAATACATTGCGCACGCTTTAAAAATTCGGGAGGAAAAGAAAAAAGAAATTCCTGATTTGGAACAACCTTGGAAAGGCGGATGGCGTGAAGATTTTAGCTGGTCGAGCGTCGCAGGGTACGGTACAGAAATCCTCCTTGAAAACGCAGATAAACTCGATAGGAAAGTTCTCGAAGAAATAAAAAACGACATCATCGTTCAGGCGGAAAAGGCTTTGCAGACCGCTAGAAAATCAGCATTCGGGTATTGTTCAAATTTTATTTCTTGGGGAAGCAATGGGGCAATTTGCGATTCTGGTCATTTAATGATTATGGCTTACGACATCACAAAACGTAAAGATTTTTTTATTGCAGCAAAACAGCAGATAGATTACATACTCGGTTGCAACCCGTTGAATTACTGCTATGTAACAGGCGAGGGAACTAAAAACCCCGTCAATCCTCATCATAGACCAAGCATAGCAAGAAAAAAAATCTATCGGGGAATGCTCGTTGGCGGGCCTTGTGCTGAACTTCAGGACACTTATGCAAAAGAACATCTTGAAGGCATGCCGGCTCTCAAATGTTATGTAGACGCCGTCCCAAGCTATAGCACAAATGAAGTTGCAATATATTGGAATTCTGCATTTATATACATTTTGTCACGTGTAAAATAA
- a CDS encoding ABC transporter ATP-binding protein yields MFTIKNVSKSYNKNGEKAVDSLNLTVNNGEIFGFLGPNGAGKTTSIKIVTGILKPDEGDVFLDDISIKERPIAAKRQFAFVPDNPETFSRLRAIEYLNFIGDVYKISSQDRKRRIEYFCQKFGLKEVLNNRINSFSHGMKQKLFLIASLITDPQNWILDEPMVGLDPEAAFIIKEIMRERTVAGKSVFFSTHVMEVAEKLCDKIGIIKRGKLIFVGTMEDLKQKHSQEGKSLEDIFLSLIGSDVKKTE; encoded by the coding sequence ATGTTTACAATTAAAAATGTTTCAAAATCATATAACAAAAATGGCGAAAAAGCCGTAGATTCATTAAATCTTACAGTAAATAACGGTGAAATATTTGGTTTTCTTGGACCCAATGGAGCCGGAAAAACTACTTCAATCAAAATAGTAACAGGAATTCTTAAGCCTGATGAAGGCGATGTTTTTCTTGACGACATTTCAATCAAAGAGCGTCCAATTGCGGCAAAAAGGCAGTTTGCGTTTGTTCCTGACAATCCCGAGACATTCTCCCGTTTGAGAGCGATAGAATACCTGAACTTTATTGGAGACGTCTATAAAATCTCCTCTCAGGATAGAAAGCGGCGTATTGAATATTTTTGCCAGAAATTTGGACTTAAAGAAGTTTTGAACAACAGAATCAATTCGTTCAGCCACGGAATGAAGCAAAAATTGTTTTTGATTGCAAGCCTTATAACAGACCCCCAAAACTGGATTCTTGATGAGCCGATGGTCGGGCTTGACCCCGAAGCTGCGTTTATCATAAAAGAAATTATGCGTGAACGCACTGTCGCTGGTAAATCAGTTTTCTTTTCTACGCACGTAATGGAAGTCGCTGAAAAACTATGCGACAAAATTGGAATTATAAAGCGCGGTAAGTTGATTTTTGTAGGCACCATGGAAGACCTTAAACAAAAGCACAGTCAAGAAGGCAAATCACTAGAAGATATCTTCCTTTCACTGATTGGCAGCGATGTAAAGAAAACGGAATAA
- a CDS encoding NAD-dependent protein deacylase, translating to MGELFSDKVCILQQIIDNSKRIVFFGGAGVSTESGIPDFRSIDGLYNQQWKYPPEEIISHSFFCNNPKEFYRFYRAKLLPKGIKPNAAHYKLAELEKEGKLSAVITQNIDGLHQLAGSKKVYELHGSTLRNYCTQCHAFYDENIIIESENSEDKLPHCKKCGGLIKPDVVLYQESLDQNVIENAVDAIINADTLIIGGTSLTVYPAAGLVDYFHGKNLVLINKTSTTQDNIANIVIHEPIGKVLEQIAVKRQNEV from the coding sequence ATGGGTGAACTTTTTTCTGATAAGGTGTGTATTCTACAACAAATCATCGACAATAGCAAACGGATTGTGTTTTTTGGAGGAGCAGGAGTTTCTACAGAGTCGGGAATTCCAGATTTTCGCAGTATAGATGGACTTTACAATCAACAATGGAAATATCCGCCGGAAGAAATAATCAGCCATTCATTTTTTTGCAATAACCCAAAAGAGTTTTATAGATTTTACAGGGCAAAACTTTTACCAAAAGGGATTAAACCGAACGCAGCGCACTACAAACTTGCAGAGCTCGAAAAAGAAGGAAAACTTTCCGCAGTCATCACACAAAATATCGACGGACTTCACCAGCTCGCAGGCAGCAAAAAAGTTTACGAACTTCACGGAAGCACACTCCGCAATTATTGCACGCAATGTCATGCTTTTTACGATGAAAATATAATTATTGAAAGTGAAAATTCTGAAGACAAGTTGCCTCACTGCAAAAAATGTGGCGGCCTTATAAAACCTGATGTTGTGCTCTATCAGGAAAGCCTTGACCAAAATGTAATCGAAAACGCTGTAGATGCAATTATAAATGCCGACACGCTTATAATTGGAGGAACATCTCTTACTGTTTATCCGGCAGCAGGTCTTGTAGACTACTTTCATGGAAAAAATCTTGTTTTGATAAATAAAACATCTACAACGCAGGATAACATCGCAAACATTGTGATTCATGAGCCGATTGGCAAAGTTTTAGAACAAATCGCTGTAAAACGTCAAAATGAAGTGTAA
- a CDS encoding Ig-like domain-containing protein gives MKKMQKKIYSILLCVVLGISAFAHGKGDIEEISVDNLSSWQQQFDLENKKVGKYNILITASDLGGNTHVDGPHNIYFDPKSDLPVCGITNPYKNMRVVGNLNIVGTCTDDDGVSKVELILDEGTETEKVVNAKGKEFWSYYLETNDLEEGMHTIKVIGYDINDEPKVSSPVVVKWQLDRKQPKMEIQDRAMGMLVSGNVKFDGAVSDGNGIKSLELSADNGNTFVPVKLNSKKTTDLCTFSVSVDTKKFEDGPAVLWFRATDLAGSVGMYSFLYFIDNAKPDVKIVYPSLDKEMNGKITVAGYAKDKIGVTDLSWTFGNQSGKIDLVPGNPYWAVDLDTAGIKEKSVKFTIRAVDRAKNIVEVSQNILLNKDADKPSIENFEPQEGHNYIDNEDVFVRGIAHDDDGIQSVVIQLDNKDPVVLETNGVYYFKLCSTEDLSAGNHKITVAAVDINGLKSDTSVINVSSKGSAPRFSDARFVSGKDSRIDYVNGVEIHPESGKVFNVTATSGVGIKNIFSNFSWDGGNLENNVDLKNVSSYTYSLPVSPDSPKGLVSVTVKAIDIFERVAEFKAFYYVTNTTVVKTDNPAVVFDDSTVGEDGSIISNLEFPVTGYLIGAKAKSVELYPATPFATAELEGNLIKLVAKPDVAGTSKDVVVRVKTDNGKVIESKKISFKSGSAIPELKIEQFSETQSINALSGVVTLNGTATCTTGLSSLGYRIIPVNAEIQNGVIASTQVGEIKPELTSIPVAKSGAFSFKVDADSLDNGMHIVEVVAESAGGNKIARAVALKKIPDVEEQEEKMPVPTAPVVAWVDSFDVYAVGIYQGELDTDFKVFYRSEMPEGNNSEIFTITPTEGKPVSSKFSVVKEYSLDANIALVNDTPYYSGMPVSLAYGAKTGGLMKVYIDTGAAVSSVNYEFSGEDVPGGELYLKGTAKIIKPNTDNPSRWVAEIPFANLPVRVNKVNITIKAATLEKKISGSITVVRNFDSSKINDEEKIYTIQGVQTVFNEESKSFVLNNGSKFYYYANYNTPLTAELVSATNGLKIETDGRLITLVAEKEGLYKNVTLRIKDKFGDVHVSDALNFVANTKTSEVHLESPKLFEWQAKVIKLQGTAAHPIGISKVEYSFNSGETWESFDLGKNVNKQGVTFSKNVDISNMPDGLIRIDIRATDVASNYNYFRTAVCKDVTPPSVTVVEPLAGDVINGQNLIVFDAKDDGFLKTVEYTAPSVKGKAQIRTGIPINPLIHTYIGTDDAPLDDSMSFVFTDAAGNATTVEAWNFSIQKKSDLPTVEIHVPEDMQVITRDFTISGVVYDDDGACSIYYKIDNDKYKRVSTHEVYKHEDPSAEYIMGASFSIEVPFSTMTDNEHTVTVYAVDVNGVQGPEISRTFRISLEEPKGAVEKPTIDTSVRNRITISGWASDKNGIADVKLSLDNGNSYNDVEGTENWTYSIDTRAIPGGTRVVFLKITDKYGIQGLYSSLINIDNDAPELNLELPIDESTTSGVVFFSGYTYDNVEVTDLYLTIRSLEKNSKEIVTKFKIDRIIGETVDLRYLDNGFYNVELTVKDKAGNANNVSRNIHLKKDIAPATVDILYPLNGEHKNGVFTIYGQSVSEKDISSLKLYIDDKPVDETGLSNSGFFKFIVGSELMTKGKHKYRVDAFLKDGTQVASREQVVTYSPVGPWVTIDSIGGEDFTCGDFATNRPYIRGMAGYAISDEEAASEEKASLAAKKVQKIEISFDNGKRFKELSRNEKWMYRIENQDIEEGYHFFVIRATMKNGETAITRTIIQIDNTSPTIKLISPVKGGRYNQKLNVSGLSSDDVQLEDLKITLRKGDKATYEVPAFIQGLFVDLKFWGATLYSVGAGLTFFDDVVKIQLSYGQFTQVQRDSASKTLGVEFSNMRYGGNVFSAKILANISSIPFSYFFGNDWSWLYATFALGADFSFFTATSSGKSQVLSAVLGQVEFPKVKLQNRNAFSSFAVYTEGSLWFIPTDVQGSGGIKNLIPQIGIGIRANIF, from the coding sequence ATGAAAAAGATGCAGAAGAAAATTTATTCTATACTTCTTTGTGTTGTTTTGGGAATCTCAGCATTTGCTCATGGGAAAGGTGATATTGAAGAAATTTCCGTTGATAATTTAAGCAGCTGGCAGCAACAGTTCGATCTTGAAAACAAGAAAGTAGGTAAGTATAACATCTTGATTACAGCGAGCGATCTTGGTGGCAACACCCATGTCGACGGACCTCACAATATCTATTTTGACCCAAAGTCTGATTTACCTGTTTGCGGTATTACAAACCCATACAAGAACATGCGAGTTGTCGGAAACTTGAATATCGTTGGAACTTGTACCGATGATGACGGCGTTTCAAAAGTTGAACTTATCCTCGACGAAGGAACTGAAACAGAAAAAGTTGTCAACGCTAAAGGAAAAGAATTCTGGTCTTATTATCTTGAAACGAACGACCTTGAAGAAGGAATGCACACAATCAAGGTAATCGGATACGACATAAATGATGAGCCTAAAGTAAGCAGTCCTGTTGTCGTAAAATGGCAGCTTGACCGTAAGCAACCGAAGATGGAAATTCAAGACAGAGCGATGGGAATGCTTGTTTCCGGAAATGTCAAATTTGATGGAGCGGTGTCTGATGGTAACGGAATTAAATCGCTTGAACTTTCGGCAGATAACGGAAATACCTTTGTTCCTGTAAAACTCAATTCTAAAAAAACGACAGACTTGTGTACATTCTCAGTTTCTGTAGATACTAAAAAGTTTGAAGACGGACCTGCGGTTTTGTGGTTCAGGGCAACAGACCTTGCTGGTTCTGTAGGAATGTATTCTTTCCTTTATTTTATAGACAATGCAAAGCCTGATGTAAAAATCGTTTATCCTTCATTAGACAAGGAAATGAATGGGAAAATCACAGTTGCAGGTTATGCAAAAGATAAAATCGGCGTGACAGACCTTTCTTGGACATTCGGCAATCAGAGCGGAAAAATCGATCTTGTTCCAGGAAACCCATATTGGGCTGTTGACCTCGATACTGCCGGAATAAAAGAAAAATCGGTTAAGTTTACAATTCGTGCTGTTGACCGTGCGAAAAACATCGTTGAGGTTTCTCAAAACATCCTTTTGAATAAGGATGCTGATAAACCTTCCATTGAAAATTTTGAACCGCAGGAAGGGCACAATTATATAGACAATGAAGATGTCTTTGTTCGCGGAATTGCCCATGACGATGATGGAATCCAATCTGTAGTGATTCAACTTGACAACAAAGACCCAGTCGTTTTGGAAACAAACGGTGTTTATTATTTCAAACTTTGTTCAACAGAAGACCTTTCTGCCGGCAACCATAAAATCACTGTTGCAGCAGTTGATATAAACGGGCTCAAGAGTGACACCTCTGTTATCAATGTTTCTTCTAAAGGATCAGCTCCAAGATTCTCTGATGCAAGATTTGTTTCGGGCAAAGATTCAAGGATCGATTATGTAAATGGCGTTGAAATTCATCCGGAATCAGGGAAAGTTTTCAACGTAACCGCAACTTCAGGAGTCGGAATCAAGAATATATTTTCGAATTTTTCATGGGACGGCGGCAATCTTGAAAATAATGTAGACCTAAAAAATGTAAGCTCTTATACATATTCTCTACCTGTTTCTCCAGACAGTCCAAAAGGTCTTGTGTCTGTTACAGTCAAAGCGATCGACATTTTTGAACGAGTTGCAGAATTCAAAGCGTTTTATTACGTAACTAATACGACTGTCGTAAAGACTGACAATCCTGCTGTCGTATTTGATGACAGCACTGTTGGAGAAGACGGTTCAATTATAAGCAATCTTGAATTCCCTGTAACAGGATATTTGATTGGGGCAAAAGCCAAGAGTGTAGAACTTTATCCTGCGACTCCATTTGCAACGGCAGAACTTGAAGGCAACTTGATAAAACTTGTTGCAAAACCTGATGTTGCAGGAACTTCAAAAGATGTTGTTGTTCGCGTAAAAACAGATAACGGCAAAGTCATAGAATCTAAAAAAATAAGCTTTAAATCAGGGTCTGCAATTCCTGAACTCAAAATTGAACAATTTTCAGAAACTCAGTCAATCAATGCGCTATCTGGTGTTGTAACATTGAATGGAACTGCAACTTGTACAACTGGACTATCTTCTCTTGGATACAGAATTATTCCGGTCAATGCCGAGATTCAAAACGGTGTAATAGCTTCAACGCAAGTCGGAGAAATTAAACCGGAATTAACGAGTATCCCTGTTGCAAAAAGTGGAGCATTCTCTTTCAAAGTTGATGCCGACAGCCTCGATAACGGTATGCATATTGTTGAAGTCGTTGCAGAGAGCGCCGGCGGAAACAAAATCGCCAGAGCGGTCGCTCTAAAAAAGATTCCAGATGTTGAAGAGCAGGAAGAAAAAATGCCTGTTCCAACAGCGCCTGTTGTTGCCTGGGTAGATTCATTTGATGTCTATGCAGTCGGAATCTATCAGGGAGAGCTTGATACTGATTTTAAAGTGTTCTATCGGTCTGAAATGCCAGAAGGAAATAACTCTGAAATTTTTACGATAACTCCGACTGAAGGAAAGCCTGTTTCAAGCAAGTTCAGCGTAGTAAAAGAATATTCTCTTGATGCAAACATTGCCCTTGTAAACGATACTCCGTATTATAGCGGAATGCCTGTTTCCCTCGCCTACGGAGCAAAGACAGGCGGATTGATGAAAGTTTACATCGATACCGGTGCTGCCGTCAGTTCTGTCAACTACGAATTCTCCGGCGAAGATGTCCCAGGCGGAGAGCTCTATCTTAAAGGTACTGCAAAAATTATAAAGCCGAATACAGACAATCCTTCGAGATGGGTTGCAGAAATTCCTTTTGCGAATCTTCCAGTTCGTGTAAACAAAGTAAATATCACAATAAAAGCTGCCACACTTGAAAAGAAAATTTCAGGTTCAATAACAGTTGTGCGTAATTTTGACAGCTCAAAAATAAATGATGAAGAAAAGATTTATACAATACAGGGAGTTCAAACTGTCTTTAATGAAGAGAGCAAGAGTTTTGTTTTGAACAATGGTTCAAAGTTCTATTACTATGCTAATTATAACACTCCGCTGACAGCTGAACTCGTTTCTGCTACAAACGGACTTAAAATCGAAACAGATGGCCGTTTAATCACTCTCGTTGCTGAAAAAGAAGGTCTCTATAAAAATGTAACGCTTAGAATAAAAGATAAATTCGGCGATGTTCATGTTTCTGACGCATTGAATTTTGTTGCAAACACAAAAACTTCCGAAGTCCACCTTGAAAGTCCAAAATTGTTCGAGTGGCAGGCAAAAGTGATAAAACTTCAAGGAACTGCGGCACATCCTATTGGAATCTCAAAAGTTGAATATTCTTTTAACAGTGGCGAAACTTGGGAGTCTTTTGACCTCGGCAAAAATGTAAATAAACAAGGTGTAACTTTCAGCAAAAATGTCGATATCTCTAACATGCCTGATGGTCTTATAAGGATCGATATTCGGGCAACTGATGTTGCTTCAAATTATAATTATTTTAGAACGGCTGTCTGCAAAGATGTAACACCTCCTTCTGTGACTGTCGTTGAGCCTCTCGCCGGAGATGTCATAAACGGTCAAAACCTCATTGTGTTTGACGCAAAAGATGACGGTTTCCTTAAAACAGTAGAGTACACTGCTCCTTCCGTAAAAGGAAAAGCACAAATAAGGACGGGAATCCCTATTAATCCACTTATTCATACATACATTGGTACAGATGATGCGCCGCTCGATGATTCAATGTCGTTTGTGTTTACAGATGCGGCAGGAAATGCAACAACTGTAGAAGCTTGGAATTTTTCAATACAAAAAAAATCGGATTTACCGACCGTCGAAATTCACGTCCCTGAAGATATGCAAGTTATCACTCGTGACTTCACAATTTCAGGAGTAGTTTATGATGATGACGGAGCATGTTCTATATATTACAAAATCGATAACGATAAATATAAACGTGTTTCTACACACGAAGTATACAAACACGAAGATCCGTCTGCTGAATATATAATGGGCGCAAGTTTCTCTATTGAAGTTCCTTTTTCTACGATGACTGACAATGAACATACAGTTACAGTCTACGCAGTCGATGTAAACGGTGTTCAAGGTCCGGAAATTTCAAGAACATTCAGAATTTCGCTTGAAGAACCTAAAGGCGCTGTCGAAAAGCCGACAATCGATACTTCAGTACGCAATCGAATCACTATTTCAGGCTGGGCGAGTGATAAAAACGGTATTGCAGACGTAAAACTTTCACTCGACAATGGAAACTCATACAACGATGTGGAAGGCACTGAAAATTGGACGTACTCAATAGATACTCGAGCGATCCCTGGTGGTACTCGAGTTGTATTCCTCAAAATTACAGACAAATATGGAATTCAGGGACTTTATTCAAGTTTAATCAATATAGATAACGATGCTCCTGAATTGAACCTTGAACTTCCGATTGATGAATCAACAACTTCTGGAGTTGTATTCTTCTCCGGTTATACATACGACAATGTAGAGGTTACTGATTTGTACCTTACAATCCGCAGCTTGGAGAAAAATTCAAAAGAAATTGTAACAAAATTCAAGATTGACCGCATAATCGGTGAAACTGTAGATCTCAGATACCTTGATAACGGATTCTATAACGTAGAACTCACTGTAAAAGACAAGGCAGGAAATGCGAACAATGTCAGCCGAAATATTCACTTGAAAAAGGATATCGCACCGGCAACTGTTGATATCCTTTACCCGTTGAACGGTGAACATAAAAATGGAGTTTTCACAATCTACGGACAATCGGTTTCTGAAAAAGATATTTCGTCTTTAAAACTTTACATCGATGATAAGCCTGTAGATGAAACAGGACTTTCAAATTCAGGATTCTTTAAATTTATTGTCGGCTCGGAATTGATGACGAAAGGCAAGCATAAATACCGTGTTGATGCATTCCTCAAAGATGGAACTCAAGTTGCTTCTCGTGAACAAGTAGTTACTTACAGCCCTGTGGGACCTTGGGTCACAATTGACAGCATTGGCGGAGAAGATTTCACGTGCGGTGACTTTGCAACAAACAGACCTTACATCCGAGGAATGGCAGGCTATGCAATAAGCGATGAAGAAGCAGCTTCAGAGGAGAAGGCAAGCCTCGCCGCAAAAAAAGTACAAAAAATTGAGATAAGTTTTGATAACGGCAAAAGGTTTAAAGAACTTTCCAGAAATGAAAAGTGGATGTACCGAATTGAAAACCAAGATATCGAGGAAGGTTATCATTTCTTCGTGATTCGCGCCACAATGAAAAACGGAGAGACTGCAATCACAAGGACTATAATTCAGATAGATAATACGTCTCCAACAATCAAGTTGATTTCGCCTGTAAAAGGAGGTCGTTACAATCAAAAATTAAATGTTTCAGGACTGTCAAGCGATGACGTTCAGCTTGAAGATTTAAAAATCACTTTACGCAAAGGCGACAAGGCAACTTATGAAGTTCCTGCATTTATTCAAGGGTTGTTTGTAGATCTTAAATTCTGGGGCGCTACATTGTACTCGGTTGGAGCGGGTCTTACTTTCTTTGATGATGTAGTAAAAATTCAGCTTTCTTATGGACAGTTTACACAAGTACAACGCGACTCTGCATCAAAAACGCTAGGCGTTGAATTTTCAAATATGCGTTATGGCGGAAATGTATTCAGTGCTAAGATTCTTGCAAATATATCATCGATTCCGTTCAGTTATTTCTTTGGAAATGATTGGAGTTGGCTATATGCGACATTTGCTTTAGGAGCAGACTTCTCGTTCTTTACAGCGACAAGCAGTGGAAAATCACAGGTTCTCTCTGCTGTACTTGGACAAGTTGAATTCCCTAAAGTAAAATTACAAAACAGAAATGCATTCAGTTCATTTGCGGTTTACACTGAGGGGTCGCTGTGGTTTATTCCGACAGACGTGCAAGGTAGCGGCGGAATTAAAAATCTGATTCCACAGATTGGAATTGGTATTCGTGCCAATATATTTTAG